In Planctomycetia bacterium, a genomic segment contains:
- a CDS encoding DUF3168 domain-containing protein, translating to MALELGLEQAIHERWAATGALTALVPAARVFTGAAVNQPATPYVVWMRVNTAPHARTSSGRQVDRTRMRCEIRTEQLAVAKQVAQAIFDAYNRAAFALVSGSCLTMQHVAHEESLAPEGWWRVATEFDVLHEGF from the coding sequence ATGGCCTTGGAGTTAGGACTCGAACAAGCGATTCACGAACGCTGGGCGGCGACGGGCGCGCTCACGGCGCTCGTGCCGGCGGCGCGCGTGTTCACCGGCGCCGCGGTGAACCAACCGGCGACTCCTTATGTTGTCTGGATGCGAGTGAACACGGCGCCGCATGCGCGCACGAGCAGCGGCCGTCAAGTCGACCGCACGCGGATGCGTTGCGAGATTCGGACGGAACAACTCGCTGTCGCGAAGCAAGTCGCGCAAGCGATCTTCGACGCCTACAACCGCGCGGCGTTCGCGCTCGTCTCTGGAAGTTGTCTGACAATGCAGCACGTCGCGCACGAAGAATCGCTCGCGCCGGAAGGCTGGTGGCGCGTGGCGACGGAGTTCGACGTGCTGCATGAAGGCTTCTGA
- the corA gene encoding magnesium/cobalt transporter CorA gives MSSKPRRKKRRLRLHRRTHIGAAPGTLVADPKAHAPHVYVMAYSQDKMFESEVSANHAQSIAQLLNEWPVVWVNVDGLGDTDVIQSIGRLFRLHPLALEDVVNVHQRAKVEEYGDHLFIVARMPGSDGRLDSEQLSMFLGKRFVVTFQDRPGDCLDSVRERIRRSRGVLRGHGPDYLTYVLLDATIDAYFPVLEQLSDRIDALEEHVLAVSDDGTVPMIHDIKSDLLMLRRAVWPHREMFNSLIRETTDLIGDETRVHLRDCYDHTVQLIDLIEIYREVTADIRDMYLSMVNQRTNEVMKVLTIIATLFMPLTFIVGIYGMNFDPDTSPWNMPELRAYYGYPITMLTCVLITIGMLIYFRKKRWIGKWIDRRNAERERAQAESP, from the coding sequence ATGTCCTCCAAGCCACGACGCAAGAAGCGGCGATTGCGTTTGCATCGCCGCACGCACATCGGCGCCGCGCCCGGTACGCTGGTCGCCGATCCCAAGGCGCATGCACCGCACGTCTACGTCATGGCCTATAGCCAGGACAAGATGTTCGAGAGCGAGGTTTCCGCTAACCATGCGCAGTCGATCGCTCAGTTGTTGAATGAATGGCCAGTCGTCTGGGTCAACGTGGACGGTCTGGGCGACACCGACGTGATTCAATCGATCGGTCGTTTGTTCCGCTTGCATCCCTTGGCGCTCGAGGACGTGGTGAACGTCCACCAGCGGGCCAAGGTCGAGGAATACGGCGATCATCTCTTCATCGTCGCACGGATGCCAGGCAGCGACGGCCGGCTGGATAGCGAACAGCTCAGCATGTTTCTTGGCAAGCGCTTCGTGGTGACGTTTCAAGACCGGCCGGGCGATTGCCTGGACTCGGTCCGCGAACGCATCCGGCGCAGCCGCGGCGTGTTGCGCGGGCATGGGCCGGACTACCTCACCTACGTGCTGCTGGACGCGACGATCGACGCCTATTTCCCCGTGTTGGAGCAATTGAGCGACCGCATCGACGCTCTGGAAGAGCACGTGCTCGCCGTCAGCGACGACGGCACGGTGCCGATGATTCACGACATCAAGAGCGATTTGCTGATGTTGCGCCGCGCGGTGTGGCCGCACCGCGAGATGTTCAACTCCTTGATCCGCGAGACCACCGACCTGATCGGCGACGAAACCCGGGTTCACTTGCGCGACTGTTACGATCACACAGTGCAGTTGATCGACTTGATCGAAATCTATCGCGAAGTGACCGCGGACATCCGTGACATGTATCTCTCGATGGTCAATCAGCGCACCAACGAAGTGATGAAGGTGCTGACGATCATCGCCACGCTGTTTATGCCGCTGACGTTCATCGTCGGCATCTACGGCATGAACTTCGATCCGGATACTTCGCCTTGGAACATGCCGGAATTGCGGGCCTACTACGGCTACCCGATCACCATGCTGACATGCGTGCTGATCACGATCGGCATGTTGATCTATTTCCGCAAGAAACGCTGGATCGGCAAATGGATCGACCGCCGCAACGCGGAACGGGAACGGGCGCAAGCCGAGTCGCCGTGA
- a CDS encoding GDSL-type esterase/lipase family protein has protein sequence MPRAAFYLPPRDTTRRGWSAKQGFSPAALPGLRLWIDAQSAAQVLQSGLTPATNGTQVVRVVDRAQGLQFDEVSGSGPTLIDNGTGANRRRCLRFNGSTHYLRHAGTMSTATAGEVFAVLRPTKTTSGTWVPVCSCDEAGAAFVWYLAHRVSAGTTEYFRYFEQNSGSQTLLTLNTEVGRSFAESCYLLHARSDASGTGTVTMELNQIGQSLTLSSGTNNGDWIGNVINRDSVCLGALVRDTVSAHFGGDVYEVIVVDGVLAAAQRRAVSNYLAQRYSPILQVACLGDSLTALSPGFVDTVRASLGGTDACGVAVVNHGVGSETISQLRARWDANVEPGGYRALVLLGGINDIKVASTGGANAIWPDFTAIYEEALAAGLKVVASTVTPFGNHAQWSSTRQAELLALNALIAGYVSQHPGEMALVDGYALLGTPGTPEDLLASYDSGDGLHWTTAGHNAFAVAVEAAVRAVLGK, from the coding sequence ATGCCTCGCGCCGCCTTTTACTTGCCGCCCCGGGATACGACGCGCCGCGGCTGGTCCGCCAAGCAGGGGTTTTCGCCGGCGGCGCTGCCGGGCCTGCGGCTATGGATTGACGCGCAGTCCGCAGCGCAGGTGTTGCAATCGGGGCTGACGCCCGCGACGAACGGCACGCAAGTGGTGCGCGTCGTGGACCGTGCGCAGGGACTGCAGTTCGACGAGGTCAGCGGATCTGGGCCGACGTTGATCGACAACGGGACGGGCGCCAATCGGCGGCGTTGCTTGCGCTTTAACGGCAGTACGCATTACTTGCGTCACGCGGGCACGATGTCCACCGCCACCGCCGGCGAAGTCTTTGCCGTGCTGCGGCCCACGAAGACGACCTCCGGCACTTGGGTTCCCGTTTGTTCGTGCGACGAAGCGGGCGCGGCCTTCGTGTGGTACCTGGCCCATCGCGTGAGCGCGGGGACGACCGAATACTTTCGCTACTTCGAACAGAACAGCGGTTCGCAGACGTTGCTGACGCTCAATACCGAGGTCGGTCGCAGTTTTGCGGAGAGTTGTTACTTGTTGCATGCGCGATCGGACGCCAGCGGGACCGGCACGGTGACAATGGAGCTCAATCAGATTGGGCAGTCATTGACCTTGTCGAGCGGCACGAATAACGGCGACTGGATTGGCAATGTCATCAATCGGGATAGCGTCTGCCTGGGGGCGCTCGTGCGCGATACGGTCAGCGCTCACTTTGGCGGCGACGTCTACGAGGTGATCGTCGTCGACGGCGTGCTCGCGGCGGCGCAACGCCGGGCCGTGTCCAACTATCTTGCGCAGCGCTACTCGCCAATTCTGCAAGTCGCTTGTCTCGGAGATTCGCTCACGGCCTTGTCGCCCGGCTTTGTGGACACGGTGCGGGCGAGCCTCGGCGGGACCGACGCGTGCGGCGTGGCAGTCGTCAATCATGGCGTAGGCAGCGAAACGATCAGCCAGCTGCGCGCACGCTGGGACGCGAACGTCGAGCCAGGCGGTTATCGCGCACTTGTCTTATTGGGCGGGATTAACGACATCAAAGTGGCCTCGACCGGCGGCGCGAACGCGATCTGGCCGGACTTCACGGCGATTTACGAGGAAGCCCTCGCGGCTGGCCTGAAGGTCGTGGCGTCGACCGTGACACCGTTCGGCAATCACGCGCAATGGTCGTCGACGCGGCAGGCAGAACTGTTGGCGCTGAACGCGCTCATCGCCGGATATGTTTCGCAGCATCCCGGCGAGATGGCATTGGTGGACGGCTACGCACTCCTGGGGACGCCAGGCACGCCGGAAGATTTACTCGCTTCGTACGACAGCGGCGACGGGTTGCATTGGACCACCGCCGGCCACAACGCCTTTGCGGTCGCCGTGGAAGCCGCGGTGCGCGCAGTGTTGGGTAAGTAG
- a CDS encoding head-tail adaptor protein yields the protein MLTPHDLQYFDGLETVAVQPPGVLTTTAVPGALRARPSVREAAPSDGVVLAADAVWHLPSAGVAFQPAPGARIIDAAATVWIVLRTERDTLGTRWKCWTRNLSLALGLEHVIQIERATWTKDAAGAPVATWSLARAGVKARIQPIESTHELRESQRLERVTHRVFLAESMLLDECDRLVHEGTIYNVRGYASPERIDEPTVVFAERVPWPWS from the coding sequence ATGCTTACCCCACACGACTTACAATATTTCGATGGCCTGGAGACGGTCGCCGTGCAGCCGCCGGGCGTACTGACGACGACGGCCGTTCCCGGTGCGTTGCGGGCGCGGCCGAGCGTGCGTGAGGCGGCGCCGAGTGACGGCGTGGTGCTGGCAGCCGATGCAGTTTGGCATTTGCCGAGCGCCGGCGTGGCGTTTCAGCCAGCGCCGGGCGCGCGGATCATCGACGCCGCGGCCACGGTTTGGATTGTGTTACGAACGGAGCGCGATACGCTGGGCACGCGCTGGAAGTGCTGGACGCGAAATCTTTCGCTCGCGTTGGGCTTGGAGCACGTGATTCAGATCGAGCGCGCGACTTGGACGAAGGACGCGGCCGGTGCGCCGGTGGCGACCTGGAGCCTTGCGCGGGCAGGAGTCAAGGCGCGGATTCAACCAATCGAATCGACGCACGAGTTGCGCGAGAGCCAACGTCTGGAACGCGTGACACACCGCGTCTTTCTGGCCGAGTCGATGCTCCTCGACGAGTGCGACCGCCTGGTGCATGAAGGGACGATTTACAACGTGCGCGGCTACGCCTCGCCGGAACGCATTGACGAACCCACGGTCGTTTTCGCGGAGCGCGTGCCATGGCCTTGGAGTTAG
- a CDS encoding FkbM family methyltransferase, translating into MWCQFVVTDAPGVYRCCRCGFATAPTAFPPARIRRACRQWDPRRMPSATETSPTRGLGDTVAWWIDKLSFGRLKERSGCGCRRRREWLNRLLPSRRESFPGERESTSTEAPTTYRVLLRFPHGLGDAAQLTTVLLHLRRFRPEWRVDVEAKLGAASLFDGLAHRVFVAGRDPFRAVDYDLVHTPAWLEPDVCYRDTPSTKAERSLREAFHIVPRRDLCCYQIQPSAPALGLAAKYLIETTAGACRDADGRYPAVVIHYQGNSARRRKNLDEQAVRKLIDQVVRLGYTAVVLDLETPPRAALLSFPSPHWPTGRVVCPSIDHPLWRGNGTGDGATIAALIAQAKLFVGIDSGPGHIAASTDTPSVIVWTGHHPVHYCAPSANAVHLVPEDHRELLRGRADDGERFFESHYRYRTYRDLQIAMPRIAEEMLALADTATAEHETSLVVDGDYWVRAAHRAADMMIVRDVDWQDAYRIAELRLRPRTVLDIGAHIGCFATRARRRWPAAEITCVEANPANFDALRKNVAAFARVIPCAATYVPGPVKLASTVYAGTENTGGSHVLDDPSAEPPPSEQPIVTVPAMNSEQIIAVCGWDSVDLLKLDCEGCEFSLLEHAPLNSIGAIVGEYHDRAQFDDLVARRFSDWELRRLTDGVPGLFWLINPAHTIPREA; encoded by the coding sequence ATGTGGTGCCAATTTGTCGTGACTGACGCGCCAGGCGTCTATCGTTGTTGCCGTTGCGGATTCGCCACGGCGCCGACGGCGTTTCCACCGGCGCGGATTCGTCGCGCCTGCCGACAATGGGATCCGCGCCGCATGCCGTCGGCAACTGAAACATCGCCGACGCGCGGACTCGGCGATACCGTCGCCTGGTGGATCGACAAGTTGAGCTTCGGGCGATTGAAAGAGCGTTCCGGTTGCGGCTGCCGGCGACGGCGCGAATGGCTTAATCGGTTGCTGCCCTCTCGCCGGGAGTCGTTTCCTGGCGAGCGAGAATCAACGTCGACGGAAGCGCCAACGACGTATCGCGTGTTGCTGCGATTTCCGCACGGGCTAGGCGACGCCGCGCAACTCACGACAGTCTTGCTCCATCTGCGGCGCTTTCGGCCGGAATGGCGCGTGGATGTCGAAGCCAAGCTTGGCGCTGCGAGCCTGTTCGATGGATTGGCGCATCGCGTTTTCGTCGCCGGGCGCGATCCCTTTCGCGCCGTCGACTACGATCTCGTCCACACGCCAGCTTGGCTCGAGCCGGACGTCTGTTACCGCGACACGCCCAGCACCAAGGCCGAACGTAGCCTGCGCGAAGCCTTTCACATTGTCCCGCGGCGTGATCTATGCTGCTATCAGATTCAGCCGAGCGCACCGGCGTTAGGCTTGGCGGCCAAGTATTTGATCGAAACCACGGCTGGGGCGTGCCGTGACGCTGACGGTCGCTATCCGGCCGTGGTCATTCACTATCAAGGAAACTCTGCGCGGCGTCGCAAGAATCTCGACGAACAAGCGGTCCGCAAGTTGATCGATCAAGTCGTCCGGCTGGGTTATACCGCAGTGGTGCTCGACCTCGAAACACCGCCGCGCGCAGCGCTGCTGAGTTTTCCGTCGCCGCATTGGCCGACGGGCCGCGTCGTCTGCCCCTCGATCGATCATCCGCTCTGGCGCGGGAACGGCACCGGCGATGGCGCCACGATCGCGGCGCTGATTGCTCAGGCGAAGTTGTTCGTCGGCATCGACTCGGGTCCCGGACACATCGCCGCGTCGACCGATACGCCCAGCGTGATTGTTTGGACCGGCCATCATCCGGTTCACTATTGCGCGCCATCGGCCAATGCGGTGCATCTTGTTCCCGAGGACCATCGGGAACTCCTACGCGGCCGCGCCGATGACGGCGAGCGCTTCTTTGAGTCGCACTACCGGTATCGAACCTATCGCGATTTGCAGATCGCCATGCCGCGGATCGCGGAAGAAATGCTTGCATTGGCGGATACTGCAACGGCCGAACATGAAACTTCCCTCGTGGTGGATGGCGACTACTGGGTGCGCGCCGCGCATCGCGCGGCTGACATGATGATCGTGCGCGACGTCGACTGGCAGGACGCGTACCGCATCGCCGAGCTGCGTCTGCGGCCGCGGACGGTGTTGGATATCGGTGCGCACATCGGTTGTTTCGCCACCCGGGCGCGGCGGCGTTGGCCGGCGGCGGAGATCACTTGCGTGGAAGCCAATCCGGCCAACTTCGATGCTTTGCGAAAAAATGTCGCCGCGTTCGCGCGTGTGATTCCGTGCGCGGCGACCTATGTTCCAGGTCCGGTCAAGCTGGCCTCGACCGTGTACGCTGGTACTGAGAACACCGGCGGGTCGCACGTGTTGGACGATCCCTCCGCAGAGCCGCCGCCAAGTGAACAACCGATCGTGACCGTACCGGCGATGAATTCAGAGCAAATCATCGCCGTGTGCGGCTGGGATTCCGTTGATTTGTTGAAGCTCGATTGTGAGGGTTGCGAATTTTCGTTGCTGGAGCACGCGCCTCTCAATAGCATTGGCGCGATCGTCGGCGAGTATCACGATCGCGCGCAGTTCGACGACCTGGTCGCGCGCCGCTTTTCCGACTGGGAACTGCGGCGGTTGACGGACGGAGTGCCGGGATTGTTCTGGCTGATCAATCCGGCGCACACGATTCCGCGCGAGGCATGA
- a CDS encoding helix-turn-helix transcriptional regulator, whose translation MDPVSANLRRLLAERDWTIHQAAQAVGVDERTLKGLLAGRGGKPQSRTLHRLAQGFDVPVEVFLLPPGSGREAFDRATNPSVAEAIDREPHLFSEWTIDDFDELCSRFGSGGALTVDGALLAARDMNRKRAALEQVAIILESGEADLMYAMIDTLARRVIMPRAESCAPD comes from the coding sequence ATGGATCCTGTGTCCGCAAATTTGCGACGGCTGTTGGCCGAACGCGACTGGACCATTCACCAGGCCGCCCAGGCGGTCGGCGTGGATGAACGCACGCTCAAAGGCCTGCTGGCCGGCCGCGGCGGCAAGCCGCAGTCCCGCACGCTGCATCGCCTGGCGCAAGGGTTTGACGTGCCGGTCGAGGTATTCCTGTTGCCGCCGGGCAGCGGCCGGGAAGCGTTCGACCGCGCCACGAACCCGTCTGTGGCCGAGGCGATCGATCGCGAACCGCACCTGTTTTCCGAGTGGACGATCGACGATTTCGACGAGTTGTGCAGCCGCTTCGGCTCGGGCGGGGCGCTCACGGTCGACGGCGCGCTGCTGGCCGCGCGGGACATGAATCGCAAACGAGCCGCGCTGGAACAGGTAGCGATCATCCTGGAAAGCGGCGAGGCCGATTTGATGTATGCGATGATCGACACGCTCGCGCGACGGGTGATCATGCCTCGCGCGGAATCGTGTGCGCCGGATTGA